A single genomic interval of Noviherbaspirillum cavernae harbors:
- a CDS encoding pilus assembly protein PilM, which translates to MALDLGFLVGKKTPPLVGLDISTSGVKLVELTETGKNEFRLERFATEPLPRGAVVDGNIENIDQVSEAVRRVWKKSGTRARLVAIGMPPASVITKKIILPGGLSEDELEVQVESEANQYIPFALDEVSLDFDVVGPAQNAPEDVEVLLAATRKEKVEDRVAVAEAAGLKPMVMDIESYAARAAIDRITAQLPKGGEGQIVALFQIGAQVTHFSVLLDGQTIYEREQPFGGNQLTQDIVRSYGLSFEEAEAKKKAGDLPDGYEQEMLRPFMENAALEVTRAMQFFFTSTPYTHIDQIFMAGGCAIIPGLVELVAERAKISTSVVSPFKGMQLAANVREKQLRAEAPAYLVACGLAMRRFD; encoded by the coding sequence TTGGCTCTAGATCTGGGATTTTTGGTCGGGAAGAAAACCCCGCCTCTGGTCGGCCTCGACATCAGCACTTCAGGCGTCAAGCTGGTTGAATTGACTGAGACGGGCAAAAACGAATTCCGGCTTGAACGCTTTGCGACGGAGCCCTTGCCGCGCGGCGCTGTGGTCGATGGCAATATCGAAAACATCGATCAGGTGTCGGAAGCGGTTCGGCGTGTCTGGAAGAAAAGCGGCACACGCGCCAGACTGGTCGCGATCGGGATGCCGCCCGCATCCGTGATCACCAAGAAGATCATTCTGCCCGGTGGCTTGTCCGAGGACGAACTGGAGGTGCAGGTAGAAAGCGAGGCGAACCAGTACATTCCCTTCGCACTCGATGAAGTCAGCCTCGATTTCGATGTCGTTGGTCCTGCGCAGAACGCACCCGAAGACGTCGAAGTCCTGCTCGCCGCAACCCGCAAGGAAAAAGTGGAGGACCGCGTGGCAGTGGCCGAAGCGGCCGGACTGAAACCCATGGTGATGGATATCGAATCCTACGCCGCGCGCGCCGCGATCGATCGCATCACCGCCCAGTTGCCCAAAGGCGGCGAAGGGCAAATCGTCGCCTTGTTCCAGATCGGCGCCCAGGTCACGCATTTTTCCGTCCTGCTCGATGGCCAGACGATTTACGAGCGCGAACAGCCGTTCGGCGGCAACCAATTGACGCAGGATATCGTGCGCTCGTACGGATTGTCGTTCGAGGAGGCGGAGGCGAAGAAAAAGGCAGGCGACCTGCCCGACGGCTATGAACAGGAAATGCTCCGGCCGTTCATGGAAAACGCCGCGCTCGAAGTCACGCGCGCCATGCAATTCTTCTTCACTTCCACGCCGTATACCCATATCGACCAGATCTTCATGGCGGGCGGATGCGCGATCATTCCGGGCCTGGTGGAACTGGTCGCCGAGCGCGCGAAGATCTCGACTTCGGTCGTGAGTCCGTTCAAGGGCATGCAGCTCGCGGCCAACGTGCGTGAAAAGCAGTTGCGCGCGGAAGCGCCAGCCTATCTGGTCGCCTGCGGCCTGGCAATGCGGAGGTTCGACTGA
- a CDS encoding penicillin-binding protein 1A: MPSSSKPSNASPKKTPRRRLSLPVRIALGLVGGVVSLAVIGVLIIGFTLSMAYPNLPPLDALTDYRPKIPLRIYSADNVLLGEFGEERRNLVHIKDVPDIMKKAVLAIEDDRFYDHGGVDYFGIARAALHNLTNSSRQGASTITQQVARNFFLSSEQTLKRKVYEMLLAWKIEQNLSKDQILEIYMNQIYLGQRAYGFSSAAQIYFGKKLQEITVAEAAMLAGLPKAPSAYNPVANPKRARVRQQYILQRMFNLGYITEAEYEKARDQQLRIKTDSSEFGVHAEYVAEMTRQLVYEQFKEETYTRGLNVYTTITKADQDAAYIALRRGVMDYEKRHGYRGPEGYMEIPAAKDEIDNAIEVELAEHPDSDDIIAAVVLEATPKSVRAILSSGEEITITGNGLTFATNLLSDKAPPNRKVKRGAIIRVMQENQTWSITQMPEVESAFVAANTEDGAIRALVGGFDFNRNKFNHVTQAWRQPGSSFKPFIYSASLEKGLSPSTIINDSPISFDAGQTGGQAWEPKNYDGKYEGPMTMRKGLTKSKNMISIRILHKVGAKYGQEYATRFGFDADKNPPYLTLALGAGAVTPLQVAGAYAVFANGGYKISPYIISRVTDAEGKVLSQVNPDRAGDEANRAIDARNAYLMDSMLKDVVKYGTATRALVLKRPDIAGKTGTTNDSFDAWFAGYNPKIVGVAWIGFDQPKNLGNRETGGGLALPIWIGYMQKALKDTPIEERPIPEGMLQIGGDYYYAENPPGNGVRNLEVGEHQPAEEEKNKDEVKNALF, encoded by the coding sequence ATGCCCTCCTCTTCCAAGCCCTCCAACGCCAGCCCCAAGAAGACGCCCAGGCGCCGACTCTCCCTTCCCGTACGCATTGCGCTTGGCCTCGTCGGAGGAGTCGTCAGTCTCGCCGTGATCGGCGTGCTCATTATCGGTTTCACGCTGTCGATGGCGTACCCGAATCTGCCGCCACTCGATGCCTTGACCGATTACCGTCCCAAGATACCGCTGCGGATTTATTCGGCCGACAATGTGCTGCTCGGCGAATTCGGAGAGGAACGGCGCAATCTGGTGCACATCAAGGACGTGCCGGACATCATGAAGAAGGCCGTACTGGCAATCGAAGACGACCGCTTCTACGATCACGGCGGCGTGGATTATTTCGGCATTGCGCGCGCGGCGCTGCACAACCTGACCAACAGTTCGCGGCAAGGCGCGTCCACCATCACGCAGCAGGTTGCACGCAACTTCTTCCTGTCGAGCGAACAGACGCTCAAGCGCAAGGTGTATGAAATGCTGCTGGCGTGGAAGATCGAACAGAACCTTTCGAAGGACCAGATTCTCGAGATCTACATGAACCAGATCTATCTGGGCCAGCGCGCATACGGCTTCTCGTCCGCGGCGCAGATCTATTTCGGCAAGAAACTGCAGGAAATCACCGTGGCGGAAGCCGCCATGCTGGCCGGCTTGCCCAAGGCGCCATCGGCCTACAATCCGGTCGCCAATCCCAAGCGCGCGCGTGTGCGGCAGCAATACATCCTGCAGCGGATGTTCAATCTCGGCTACATCACCGAGGCCGAATACGAGAAAGCCAGGGACCAGCAGCTCCGGATCAAGACCGACAGCAGCGAATTTGGCGTGCATGCCGAGTACGTTGCGGAAATGACCCGCCAGCTCGTGTACGAGCAGTTCAAGGAAGAGACCTACACGCGCGGGCTGAACGTCTACACCACCATCACCAAGGCCGATCAGGACGCCGCGTATATCGCGCTGCGGCGCGGCGTGATGGATTACGAAAAGCGTCACGGCTATCGCGGGCCGGAAGGCTACATGGAGATTCCCGCCGCCAAGGACGAAATCGACAACGCGATCGAAGTGGAGCTCGCCGAGCATCCCGACAGCGACGACATCATTGCCGCCGTCGTGCTGGAAGCCACTCCCAAAAGCGTGCGCGCGATATTGTCCTCCGGCGAGGAGATCACCATTACCGGCAACGGCCTGACTTTCGCCACCAACCTGTTGAGCGACAAGGCGCCGCCCAATCGCAAGGTCAAGCGCGGCGCAATCATCCGCGTGATGCAGGAAAATCAAACCTGGTCCATCACGCAAATGCCGGAAGTCGAATCGGCATTCGTCGCCGCCAATACCGAAGATGGCGCGATCCGCGCCCTGGTCGGCGGCTTCGATTTCAACCGCAACAAGTTCAATCACGTGACGCAGGCATGGCGTCAGCCGGGATCGTCGTTCAAGCCCTTCATCTATTCCGCCTCGCTGGAAAAAGGCCTGTCGCCTTCGACCATCATCAACGATTCGCCGATCAGCTTCGATGCCGGCCAGACCGGCGGACAGGCATGGGAACCGAAGAACTACGACGGCAAGTACGAAGGTCCGATGACGATGCGCAAGGGCCTGACCAAGTCGAAGAACATGATTTCGATCCGCATCCTGCACAAGGTCGGCGCGAAATATGGCCAGGAATACGCGACCCGCTTCGGCTTCGACGCCGACAAGAATCCGCCGTACCTGACGCTGGCGCTGGGTGCCGGGGCCGTGACGCCGCTGCAGGTCGCCGGTGCCTATGCCGTGTTCGCCAACGGCGGCTACAAGATCAGCCCGTACATCATTTCCAGGGTCACCGACGCGGAAGGCAAGGTCCTGTCGCAGGTCAATCCCGACCGCGCGGGCGACGAAGCCAACCGCGCCATCGATGCCCGCAATGCCTACCTGATGGACAGCATGCTGAAGGATGTCGTCAAGTACGGTACCGCGACCCGGGCGCTGGTGCTGAAGCGTCCCGACATCGCGGGCAAGACCGGCACCACCAACGATTCATTCGATGCATGGTTCGCCGGCTACAACCCGAAGATCGTCGGCGTCGCCTGGATCGGATTCGATCAACCGAAGAACCTCGGCAACCGGGAAACCGGCGGCGGACTGGCCCTGCCGATCTGGATCGGCTACATGCAGAAGGCATTGAAGGACACGCCCATCGAGGAACGTCCGATACCAGAGGGCATGCTGCAG